Proteins encoded by one window of Oreochromis niloticus isolate F11D_XX linkage group LG17, O_niloticus_UMD_NMBU, whole genome shotgun sequence:
- the LOC109195104 gene encoding leukocyte elastase inhibitor isoform X5, translating into MWRLSVKTPSAMSAVSNSNTVFALELFRTLSQTNSAGNIFVSPLSISSALAMVYLGAKGDTAAQMAQALSFSSGEGVHADFQKLNADINSPSASYILKLANRLYGENTAHFLPDFLEATQKYYQADLKAVDFIGAPEACRAEINSWVEQQTENKIKDLLKPGTVNADTRLALVNAVYFKGNWRNPFEEANTKEMPFKIRQNETVPVQMMYQEKKLPYNYIADHDLQILELPYVAEELSMFILLPKESSDGSDPLLKLEKELTQERLNEWTDRKNMEVDSEVVLHLPKFKLEEDYELNEPLAKLGMKDVFCAGRADLSGMNGEGGLFLSTVAHKAFVEVNEEGTEAAAATDAVMWFKCYIPDTHFTADHPFLFFIRHNKTKSILFFGRFSSPQ; encoded by the exons ATGTGGCGTCTGTCTGT GAAAACACCATCAGCCATGTCCGCCGTCAGCAACTCAAACACAGTCTTTGCCTTGGAGCTGTTCCGCACTCTGAGCCAGACAAACTCTGCTGGAAACATCTTTGTCTCTCCTCTGAGCATCAGCTCAGCCCTGGCCATGGTCTACCTGGGAGCTAAAGGAGACACTGCAGCTCAGATGGCTCAG GCCCTCTCCTTCAGCTCAGGTGAAGGCGTCCATGCAGACTTCCAGAAACTGAACGCTGACATCAACTCACCGTCTGCATCCTACATCCTGAAACTAGCCAACCGTCTTTATGGAGAAAACACTGCCCACTTCCTCCCA GACTTCCTTGAAGCCACACAGAAGTACTACCAGGCAGACCTGAAGGCTGTGGACTTCATCGGAGCTCCAGAGGCGTGCAGAGCAGAGATCAACAGCTGGGTCGAGCAGCAGACAGAAA atAAGATAAAAGACCTTCTGAAGCCAGGAACAGTCAACGCAGATACCAGACTGGCTCTGGTCAATGCTGTGTACTTCAAGGGCAACTGGAGGAACCCATTTGAGGAGGCAAACACCAAAGAGATGCCCTTTAAAATCAGACAG AATGAGACCGTACCAGTCCAGATGATGTACCAGGAGAAGAAGCTTCCCTACAACTACATTGCTGACCATGATTTGCAGATCCTGGAGCTGCCCTATGTGGCTGAGGAGCTCAGCATGTTCATTCTGCTGCCTAAGGAGTCCTCAGACGGCTCAGACCCTCTGCTGAAG CTGGAGAAGGAGCTAACACAGGAGAGGCTGAATGAATGGACCGACAGGAAAAACATGGAAGTTGATTCAGAAGTTGTCCTTCACCTGCCAAAGTTCAAGCTGGAGGAAGACTACGAGCTGAATGAACCTCTGGCTAAACTGGGTATGAAGGACGTGTTCTGTGCAGGAAGAGCTGACCTGTCTGGCATGAACGGTGAAGGGGGGCTCTTCCTGTCTACGGTGGCCCACAAGGCCTTTGTGGAGGTGAACGAGGAGGGCACGGAGGCCGCAGCAGCCACAGATGCTGTGATGTGGTTTAAATGTTACATTCCGGACACACACTTCACAGCAGATCAccccttcctcttcttcatcagaCACAATAAGACCAAGTCCATCCTGTTCTTTGGCAGATTCTCATCTCCTCAGTAG
- the LOC109195104 gene encoding leukocyte elastase inhibitor isoform X3, with protein MGKTPSAMSTISSSNTAFALELFRTLSQTNPAGNIFVSPLSISSALAMVYLGAKGDTAAQMAQACYRKTPSAMSAVSNSNTVFALELFRTLSQTNSAGNIFVSPLSISSALAMVYLGAKGDTAAQMAQALSFSSGEGVHADFQKLNADINSPSASYILKLANRLYGENTAHFLPDFLEATQKYYQADLKAVDFIGAPEACRAEINSWVEQQTENKIKDLLKPGTVNADTRLALVNAVYFKGNWRNPFEEANTKEMPFKIRQNETVPVQMMYQEKKLPYNYIADHDLQILELPYVAEELSMFILLPKESSDGSDPLLKLEKELTQERLNEWTDRKNMEVDSEVVLHLPKFKLEEDYELNEPLAKLGMKDVFCAGRADLSGMNGEGGLFLSTVAHKAFVEVNEEGTEAAAATDAVMWFKCYIPDTHFTADHPFLFFIRHNKTKSILFFGRFSSPQ; from the exons ATGGG GAAAACACCATCAGCCATGTCCACCATCAGCAGCTCAAACACAGCCTTTGCCTTGGAGCTGTTCCGCACTCTGAGCCAGACAAACCCTGCTGGAAACATCTTTGTCTCTCCTCTGAGCATCAGCTCAGCCCTGGCCATGGTCTACCTGGGAGCTAAAGGAGACACTGCAGCTCAGATGGCTCAG GCATGTTACAGGAAAACACCATCAGCCATGTCCGCCGTCAGCAACTCAAACACAGTCTTTGCCTTGGAGCTGTTCCGCACTCTGAGCCAGACAAACTCTGCTGGAAACATCTTTGTCTCTCCTCTGAGCATCAGCTCAGCCCTGGCCATGGTCTACCTGGGAGCTAAAGGAGACACTGCAGCTCAGATGGCTCAG GCCCTCTCCTTCAGCTCAGGTGAAGGCGTCCATGCAGACTTCCAGAAACTGAACGCTGACATCAACTCACCGTCTGCATCCTACATCCTGAAACTAGCCAACCGTCTTTATGGAGAAAACACTGCCCACTTCCTCCCA GACTTCCTTGAAGCCACACAGAAGTACTACCAGGCAGACCTGAAGGCTGTGGACTTCATCGGAGCTCCAGAGGCGTGCAGAGCAGAGATCAACAGCTGGGTCGAGCAGCAGACAGAAA atAAGATAAAAGACCTTCTGAAGCCAGGAACAGTCAACGCAGATACCAGACTGGCTCTGGTCAATGCTGTGTACTTCAAGGGCAACTGGAGGAACCCATTTGAGGAGGCAAACACCAAAGAGATGCCCTTTAAAATCAGACAG AATGAGACCGTACCAGTCCAGATGATGTACCAGGAGAAGAAGCTTCCCTACAACTACATTGCTGACCATGATTTGCAGATCCTGGAGCTGCCCTATGTGGCTGAGGAGCTCAGCATGTTCATTCTGCTGCCTAAGGAGTCCTCAGACGGCTCAGACCCTCTGCTGAAG CTGGAGAAGGAGCTAACACAGGAGAGGCTGAATGAATGGACCGACAGGAAAAACATGGAAGTTGATTCAGAAGTTGTCCTTCACCTGCCAAAGTTCAAGCTGGAGGAAGACTACGAGCTGAATGAACCTCTGGCTAAACTGGGTATGAAGGACGTGTTCTGTGCAGGAAGAGCTGACCTGTCTGGCATGAACGGTGAAGGGGGGCTCTTCCTGTCTACGGTGGCCCACAAGGCCTTTGTGGAGGTGAACGAGGAGGGCACGGAGGCCGCAGCAGCCACAGATGCTGTGATGTGGTTTAAATGTTACATTCCGGACACACACTTCACAGCAGATCAccccttcctcttcttcatcagaCACAATAAGACCAAGTCCATCCTGTTCTTTGGCAGATTCTCATCTCCTCAGTAG
- the LOC109195104 gene encoding leukocyte elastase inhibitor isoform X4: MSTISSSNTAFALELFRTLSQTNPAGNIFVSPLSISSALAMVYLGAKGDTAAQMAQACYRKTPSAMSAVSNSNTVFALELFRTLSQTNSAGNIFVSPLSISSALAMVYLGAKGDTAAQMAQALSFSSGEGVHADFQKLNADINSPSASYILKLANRLYGENTAHFLPDFLEATQKYYQADLKAVDFIGAPEACRAEINSWVEQQTENKIKDLLKPGTVNADTRLALVNAVYFKGNWRNPFEEANTKEMPFKIRQNETVPVQMMYQEKKLPYNYIADHDLQILELPYVAEELSMFILLPKESSDGSDPLLKLEKELTQERLNEWTDRKNMEVDSEVVLHLPKFKLEEDYELNEPLAKLGMKDVFCAGRADLSGMNGEGGLFLSTVAHKAFVEVNEEGTEAAAATDAVMWFKCYIPDTHFTADHPFLFFIRHNKTKSILFFGRFSSPQ, from the exons ATGTCCACCATCAGCAGCTCAAACACAGCCTTTGCCTTGGAGCTGTTCCGCACTCTGAGCCAGACAAACCCTGCTGGAAACATCTTTGTCTCTCCTCTGAGCATCAGCTCAGCCCTGGCCATGGTCTACCTGGGAGCTAAAGGAGACACTGCAGCTCAGATGGCTCAG GCATGTTACAGGAAAACACCATCAGCCATGTCCGCCGTCAGCAACTCAAACACAGTCTTTGCCTTGGAGCTGTTCCGCACTCTGAGCCAGACAAACTCTGCTGGAAACATCTTTGTCTCTCCTCTGAGCATCAGCTCAGCCCTGGCCATGGTCTACCTGGGAGCTAAAGGAGACACTGCAGCTCAGATGGCTCAG GCCCTCTCCTTCAGCTCAGGTGAAGGCGTCCATGCAGACTTCCAGAAACTGAACGCTGACATCAACTCACCGTCTGCATCCTACATCCTGAAACTAGCCAACCGTCTTTATGGAGAAAACACTGCCCACTTCCTCCCA GACTTCCTTGAAGCCACACAGAAGTACTACCAGGCAGACCTGAAGGCTGTGGACTTCATCGGAGCTCCAGAGGCGTGCAGAGCAGAGATCAACAGCTGGGTCGAGCAGCAGACAGAAA atAAGATAAAAGACCTTCTGAAGCCAGGAACAGTCAACGCAGATACCAGACTGGCTCTGGTCAATGCTGTGTACTTCAAGGGCAACTGGAGGAACCCATTTGAGGAGGCAAACACCAAAGAGATGCCCTTTAAAATCAGACAG AATGAGACCGTACCAGTCCAGATGATGTACCAGGAGAAGAAGCTTCCCTACAACTACATTGCTGACCATGATTTGCAGATCCTGGAGCTGCCCTATGTGGCTGAGGAGCTCAGCATGTTCATTCTGCTGCCTAAGGAGTCCTCAGACGGCTCAGACCCTCTGCTGAAG CTGGAGAAGGAGCTAACACAGGAGAGGCTGAATGAATGGACCGACAGGAAAAACATGGAAGTTGATTCAGAAGTTGTCCTTCACCTGCCAAAGTTCAAGCTGGAGGAAGACTACGAGCTGAATGAACCTCTGGCTAAACTGGGTATGAAGGACGTGTTCTGTGCAGGAAGAGCTGACCTGTCTGGCATGAACGGTGAAGGGGGGCTCTTCCTGTCTACGGTGGCCCACAAGGCCTTTGTGGAGGTGAACGAGGAGGGCACGGAGGCCGCAGCAGCCACAGATGCTGTGATGTGGTTTAAATGTTACATTCCGGACACACACTTCACAGCAGATCAccccttcctcttcttcatcagaCACAATAAGACCAAGTCCATCCTGTTCTTTGGCAGATTCTCATCTCCTCAGTAG
- the LOC109195104 gene encoding leukocyte elastase inhibitor isoform X6, with amino-acid sequence MSAVSNSNTVFALELFRTLSQTNSAGNIFVSPLSISSALAMVYLGAKGDTAAQMAQALSFSSGEGVHADFQKLNADINSPSASYILKLANRLYGENTAHFLPDFLEATQKYYQADLKAVDFIGAPEACRAEINSWVEQQTENKIKDLLKPGTVNADTRLALVNAVYFKGNWRNPFEEANTKEMPFKIRQNETVPVQMMYQEKKLPYNYIADHDLQILELPYVAEELSMFILLPKESSDGSDPLLKLEKELTQERLNEWTDRKNMEVDSEVVLHLPKFKLEEDYELNEPLAKLGMKDVFCAGRADLSGMNGEGGLFLSTVAHKAFVEVNEEGTEAAAATDAVMWFKCYIPDTHFTADHPFLFFIRHNKTKSILFFGRFSSPQ; translated from the exons ATGTCCGCCGTCAGCAACTCAAACACAGTCTTTGCCTTGGAGCTGTTCCGCACTCTGAGCCAGACAAACTCTGCTGGAAACATCTTTGTCTCTCCTCTGAGCATCAGCTCAGCCCTGGCCATGGTCTACCTGGGAGCTAAAGGAGACACTGCAGCTCAGATGGCTCAG GCCCTCTCCTTCAGCTCAGGTGAAGGCGTCCATGCAGACTTCCAGAAACTGAACGCTGACATCAACTCACCGTCTGCATCCTACATCCTGAAACTAGCCAACCGTCTTTATGGAGAAAACACTGCCCACTTCCTCCCA GACTTCCTTGAAGCCACACAGAAGTACTACCAGGCAGACCTGAAGGCTGTGGACTTCATCGGAGCTCCAGAGGCGTGCAGAGCAGAGATCAACAGCTGGGTCGAGCAGCAGACAGAAA atAAGATAAAAGACCTTCTGAAGCCAGGAACAGTCAACGCAGATACCAGACTGGCTCTGGTCAATGCTGTGTACTTCAAGGGCAACTGGAGGAACCCATTTGAGGAGGCAAACACCAAAGAGATGCCCTTTAAAATCAGACAG AATGAGACCGTACCAGTCCAGATGATGTACCAGGAGAAGAAGCTTCCCTACAACTACATTGCTGACCATGATTTGCAGATCCTGGAGCTGCCCTATGTGGCTGAGGAGCTCAGCATGTTCATTCTGCTGCCTAAGGAGTCCTCAGACGGCTCAGACCCTCTGCTGAAG CTGGAGAAGGAGCTAACACAGGAGAGGCTGAATGAATGGACCGACAGGAAAAACATGGAAGTTGATTCAGAAGTTGTCCTTCACCTGCCAAAGTTCAAGCTGGAGGAAGACTACGAGCTGAATGAACCTCTGGCTAAACTGGGTATGAAGGACGTGTTCTGTGCAGGAAGAGCTGACCTGTCTGGCATGAACGGTGAAGGGGGGCTCTTCCTGTCTACGGTGGCCCACAAGGCCTTTGTGGAGGTGAACGAGGAGGGCACGGAGGCCGCAGCAGCCACAGATGCTGTGATGTGGTTTAAATGTTACATTCCGGACACACACTTCACAGCAGATCAccccttcctcttcttcatcagaCACAATAAGACCAAGTCCATCCTGTTCTTTGGCAGATTCTCATCTCCTCAGTAG
- the LOC109195104 gene encoding leukocyte elastase inhibitor isoform X2, whose amino-acid sequence MCICCRSHMKTPSAMSTISSSNTAFALELFRTLSQTNPAGNIFVSPLSISSALAMVYLGAKGDTAAQMAQACYRKTPSAMSAVSNSNTVFALELFRTLSQTNSAGNIFVSPLSISSALAMVYLGAKGDTAAQMAQALSFSSGEGVHADFQKLNADINSPSASYILKLANRLYGENTAHFLPDFLEATQKYYQADLKAVDFIGAPEACRAEINSWVEQQTENKIKDLLKPGTVNADTRLALVNAVYFKGNWRNPFEEANTKEMPFKIRQNETVPVQMMYQEKKLPYNYIADHDLQILELPYVAEELSMFILLPKESSDGSDPLLKLEKELTQERLNEWTDRKNMEVDSEVVLHLPKFKLEEDYELNEPLAKLGMKDVFCAGRADLSGMNGEGGLFLSTVAHKAFVEVNEEGTEAAAATDAVMWFKCYIPDTHFTADHPFLFFIRHNKTKSILFFGRFSSPQ is encoded by the exons ATGTGCATATGTTGTAGGAGCCATat GAAAACACCATCAGCCATGTCCACCATCAGCAGCTCAAACACAGCCTTTGCCTTGGAGCTGTTCCGCACTCTGAGCCAGACAAACCCTGCTGGAAACATCTTTGTCTCTCCTCTGAGCATCAGCTCAGCCCTGGCCATGGTCTACCTGGGAGCTAAAGGAGACACTGCAGCTCAGATGGCTCAG GCATGTTACAGGAAAACACCATCAGCCATGTCCGCCGTCAGCAACTCAAACACAGTCTTTGCCTTGGAGCTGTTCCGCACTCTGAGCCAGACAAACTCTGCTGGAAACATCTTTGTCTCTCCTCTGAGCATCAGCTCAGCCCTGGCCATGGTCTACCTGGGAGCTAAAGGAGACACTGCAGCTCAGATGGCTCAG GCCCTCTCCTTCAGCTCAGGTGAAGGCGTCCATGCAGACTTCCAGAAACTGAACGCTGACATCAACTCACCGTCTGCATCCTACATCCTGAAACTAGCCAACCGTCTTTATGGAGAAAACACTGCCCACTTCCTCCCA GACTTCCTTGAAGCCACACAGAAGTACTACCAGGCAGACCTGAAGGCTGTGGACTTCATCGGAGCTCCAGAGGCGTGCAGAGCAGAGATCAACAGCTGGGTCGAGCAGCAGACAGAAA atAAGATAAAAGACCTTCTGAAGCCAGGAACAGTCAACGCAGATACCAGACTGGCTCTGGTCAATGCTGTGTACTTCAAGGGCAACTGGAGGAACCCATTTGAGGAGGCAAACACCAAAGAGATGCCCTTTAAAATCAGACAG AATGAGACCGTACCAGTCCAGATGATGTACCAGGAGAAGAAGCTTCCCTACAACTACATTGCTGACCATGATTTGCAGATCCTGGAGCTGCCCTATGTGGCTGAGGAGCTCAGCATGTTCATTCTGCTGCCTAAGGAGTCCTCAGACGGCTCAGACCCTCTGCTGAAG CTGGAGAAGGAGCTAACACAGGAGAGGCTGAATGAATGGACCGACAGGAAAAACATGGAAGTTGATTCAGAAGTTGTCCTTCACCTGCCAAAGTTCAAGCTGGAGGAAGACTACGAGCTGAATGAACCTCTGGCTAAACTGGGTATGAAGGACGTGTTCTGTGCAGGAAGAGCTGACCTGTCTGGCATGAACGGTGAAGGGGGGCTCTTCCTGTCTACGGTGGCCCACAAGGCCTTTGTGGAGGTGAACGAGGAGGGCACGGAGGCCGCAGCAGCCACAGATGCTGTGATGTGGTTTAAATGTTACATTCCGGACACACACTTCACAGCAGATCAccccttcctcttcttcatcagaCACAATAAGACCAAGTCCATCCTGTTCTTTGGCAGATTCTCATCTCCTCAGTAG
- the LOC112841646 gene encoding leukocyte elastase inhibitor, whose amino-acid sequence MSAVSNSNTAFALELFRTLSQTNPAGNIFVSPLSISAALAMVYLGAKGDTAAQIAQALSFSSGEGVHADFQKLNADINSPSASYILKLANRLYGENTAYFLPDFLEATQKYYQADLKTVDFIGAPEACRAEINSWVEQQTENKIKDLLKPGTVNADTRLALVNAVYFKGNWKNPFDEANTKEMPFKIKKNETVPVQMMHQRKKLPYNYIADHDLQILELPYVAEELSMFILLPKESSDPLLKLENELTQERLNEWTDRKNMSTYSEVVLHLPKFKLEEDYKLNEPLAKLGMKDVFCAGRADLSGMNGEGGLFLSTVAHKAFVEVNEEGTEAAAATGAVITACCYIPDTHFRADHPFLFFIRHNKTKSILFFGRFSSPQ is encoded by the exons ATGTCCGCCGTCAGCAACTCAAACACAGCCTTTGCCTTGGAGCTGTTCCGCACTCTGAGCCAGACAAACCCTGCTGGGAACATCTTTGTCTCTCCTCTGAGCATCAGCGCAGCCCTGGCCATGGTCTACCTGGGAGCTAAAGGAGACACTGCAGCTCAGATTGCTCAG GCCCTCTCATTCAGCTCAGGTGAAGGCGTCCATGCAGACTTCCAGAAACTGAACGCTGACATCAACTCACCATCTGCATCCTACATCCTGAAACTAGCCAACCGTCTTTATGGAGAAAACACTGCCTACTTCCTCCCA GACTTCCTTGAAGCCACACAGAAGTACTACCAGGCAGACCTGAAGACTGTGGACTTCATTGGAGCTCCAGAGGCGTGCAGAGCAGAGATCAACAGCTGGGTCGAGCAGCAGACAGAAA atAAGATAAAAGACCTTCTGAAGCCAGGAACAGTCAATGCGGATACCAGACTGGCTCTGGTCAATGCTGTCTACTTCAAGGGCAACTGGAAGAACCCATTTGATGAGGCAAACACCAAAGAGATGCCCTTTAAAATCAAAAAG AATGAGACCGTACCAGTCCAGATGATGCACCAGAGGAAGAAGCTTCCCTACAACTACATTGCTGACCATGATTTGCAGATCCTGGAGCTGCCCTATGTGGCTGAGGAGCTCAGCATGTTCATTCTGCTGCCTAAGGAGTCCTCAGACCCTCTGCTGAAG CTGGAGAATGAGCTAACACAGGAGAGGCTGAATGAATGGACCGACAGGAAAAACATGAGCACCTATTCAGAAGTTGTCCTTCACCTGCCAAAGTTCAAGCTGGAGGAAGACTACAAGCTGAATGAACCTCTGGCTAAACTGGGTATGAAGGACGTGTTCTGTGCAGGAAGGGCTGACCTGTCTGGCATGAACGGTGAAGGGGGGCTCTTCCTGTCTACGGTGGCCCACAAGGCCTTTGTGGAGGTGAATGAGGAGGGCACAGAGGCCGCTGCAGCCACAGGTGCTGTGATCACCGCTTGTTGTTATATACCGGACACACACTTCAGAGCAGATCAccccttcctcttcttcatcagaCACAATAAGACCAAGTCCATCCTGTTCTTTGGCAGATTCTCATCTCCTCAGTAG
- the LOC109195104 gene encoding leukocyte elastase inhibitor isoform X1 translates to MLLMIRSERRHSVLKTPSAMSTISSSNTAFALELFRTLSQTNPAGNIFVSPLSISSALAMVYLGAKGDTAAQMAQACYRKTPSAMSAVSNSNTVFALELFRTLSQTNSAGNIFVSPLSISSALAMVYLGAKGDTAAQMAQALSFSSGEGVHADFQKLNADINSPSASYILKLANRLYGENTAHFLPDFLEATQKYYQADLKAVDFIGAPEACRAEINSWVEQQTENKIKDLLKPGTVNADTRLALVNAVYFKGNWRNPFEEANTKEMPFKIRQNETVPVQMMYQEKKLPYNYIADHDLQILELPYVAEELSMFILLPKESSDGSDPLLKLEKELTQERLNEWTDRKNMEVDSEVVLHLPKFKLEEDYELNEPLAKLGMKDVFCAGRADLSGMNGEGGLFLSTVAHKAFVEVNEEGTEAAAATDAVMWFKCYIPDTHFTADHPFLFFIRHNKTKSILFFGRFSSPQ, encoded by the exons ATGTTGTTAATGATCAGATCGGAGAGGAGGCACTCTGTTCT GAAAACACCATCAGCCATGTCCACCATCAGCAGCTCAAACACAGCCTTTGCCTTGGAGCTGTTCCGCACTCTGAGCCAGACAAACCCTGCTGGAAACATCTTTGTCTCTCCTCTGAGCATCAGCTCAGCCCTGGCCATGGTCTACCTGGGAGCTAAAGGAGACACTGCAGCTCAGATGGCTCAG GCATGTTACAGGAAAACACCATCAGCCATGTCCGCCGTCAGCAACTCAAACACAGTCTTTGCCTTGGAGCTGTTCCGCACTCTGAGCCAGACAAACTCTGCTGGAAACATCTTTGTCTCTCCTCTGAGCATCAGCTCAGCCCTGGCCATGGTCTACCTGGGAGCTAAAGGAGACACTGCAGCTCAGATGGCTCAG GCCCTCTCCTTCAGCTCAGGTGAAGGCGTCCATGCAGACTTCCAGAAACTGAACGCTGACATCAACTCACCGTCTGCATCCTACATCCTGAAACTAGCCAACCGTCTTTATGGAGAAAACACTGCCCACTTCCTCCCA GACTTCCTTGAAGCCACACAGAAGTACTACCAGGCAGACCTGAAGGCTGTGGACTTCATCGGAGCTCCAGAGGCGTGCAGAGCAGAGATCAACAGCTGGGTCGAGCAGCAGACAGAAA atAAGATAAAAGACCTTCTGAAGCCAGGAACAGTCAACGCAGATACCAGACTGGCTCTGGTCAATGCTGTGTACTTCAAGGGCAACTGGAGGAACCCATTTGAGGAGGCAAACACCAAAGAGATGCCCTTTAAAATCAGACAG AATGAGACCGTACCAGTCCAGATGATGTACCAGGAGAAGAAGCTTCCCTACAACTACATTGCTGACCATGATTTGCAGATCCTGGAGCTGCCCTATGTGGCTGAGGAGCTCAGCATGTTCATTCTGCTGCCTAAGGAGTCCTCAGACGGCTCAGACCCTCTGCTGAAG CTGGAGAAGGAGCTAACACAGGAGAGGCTGAATGAATGGACCGACAGGAAAAACATGGAAGTTGATTCAGAAGTTGTCCTTCACCTGCCAAAGTTCAAGCTGGAGGAAGACTACGAGCTGAATGAACCTCTGGCTAAACTGGGTATGAAGGACGTGTTCTGTGCAGGAAGAGCTGACCTGTCTGGCATGAACGGTGAAGGGGGGCTCTTCCTGTCTACGGTGGCCCACAAGGCCTTTGTGGAGGTGAACGAGGAGGGCACGGAGGCCGCAGCAGCCACAGATGCTGTGATGTGGTTTAAATGTTACATTCCGGACACACACTTCACAGCAGATCAccccttcctcttcttcatcagaCACAATAAGACCAAGTCCATCCTGTTCTTTGGCAGATTCTCATCTCCTCAGTAG